The DNA segment CCGCAGAGGCGAAAAAGTTAAAAGTTAAAAGTGAAAAGTTAAAAGTGAAATTTCCCAGGCCGATGATAGACACAAAAGATTTTGATTTTTCTTTTTCCGGCTTGAAAACGGCCGTGCTTTATGCTGCGCGAGATTTTAAAAATAAAGATGAGCTGGAGGGAATTGTTCCGGCGATGGCGCATGAAGTTCAGGAAGCGATTGTTGATGTACTTGTGGCAAAACTAATTCGGGCGGCAAAAAAATATGAAGTAAAAACAGTAATGCTCGCTGGGGGCGTTTCGGCGAATAAGAGATTGCGTGAGCGATTTGTGTCCGAGATAGAAAAAGAAATGCCGAGCGTAGATTGGAATATTCCAGACTTTGAATATTGTACTGACAACGCGGCTATGGTCGCGGCAGCCGGGTATTTTCATGCCGCGAAAAAAGATTTTACGCCGTGGCAGAAATTAAAAGTTGATCCAAATTGGGAATTATGAAAAAAGTTTTTAAAAATGAAAAAGAAACCTTGGCCTTCGCGGAACGGTTTGCCCAAAAATTGCGCGGAGGAGAAGTGGTTGCGTTAATTGGTGAGCTTGGCGCAGGGAAAACTGTTTTTGCGAAAGGCATGGCGAGTGGGCTCGGAATAAAAGAGCGAGTGCAGAGTCCGACGTTTTTGTTGATGAAGATTTATAATGTTCGCCCTTCGACAGGCTTAGGGCATAAAATTAAACACTTGTGTCATGTGGACGCGTATCGGTTGAGTGACGCCGTTGAATTAGTGGACATTGGAATTTTAGATTGGCTCGGCCGGGCGGATACCGTGGCCGTGATTGAGTGGGCGGACAAAGTTGCGGCGTTGATCCGTGGGAGAAAAGTGATAAAAATAAAAATGAAGTTGGGAGGGGGGGAGGAGAAGAGAAAAGTTGAAGTAATTAGTAATTAGTGATTAGTGATTGAGAACCTCTCGCGGGTTTTTTATTTTAAAAAATTATCGTTGGGGCGAAGTCCTGAATTTCTCGGCACACTTTGCTTGCTCGAAGAATATAAAAAGAACAGCCATCTTGGCTGTCTTTGTTGTTTTATGACGTTTTATTTACTCCGCTGCTTCGAAAATTTCGGAAACGGAGGTGACTCCGGCTAGGGCTTTTAATAAACCATCTTGAACCATGGTCACCATGCCGGCTTTGGTCGCGATATCTTGCATTTGGTATTCGGAAATTTCTCCGGATAAAATTATTTTTTCAATTTCCGCGCTCATAATCATAATTTCGTAAATTCCGATGCGGCCTTTGTAGCCGAGGTTATTGCATTCCGGACAGCCGACGCCGCGCGAGAATTTTAAATTTTCCAAATCAACTTTATATTTTTCCTTAACTTCCGTTGGCAGGGCTTCAAGAATTTTTTTTACGCGCCCCAAAGTTTCCGCGTCTAATTTATCTTCCACTTTGCAATTTTCGCAAATCTTTCTAACCAAGCGCTGGCCAATCACGGCGTTTAGAGCCGGGGCAAGCAAAAATGGTTTAACGCCCATGGACATAAATCTTGGAATCGCCCCTGAGGCGCTATTTGTATGAATGGTGGAAATTACCAAGTGCCCGGTGAGCGCCGCCTGAATAGCAATGTCCGCAGTTTCAATATCACGGATTTCACCGACCATGACTACGTCCGGGTCTTGGCGCAAAATTGATTTTAAACCTTTGGCAAAAGTATAGTCGCGGGAATAATCAACTTGGCTTTGATTAATGCCGGCCAATTTATATTCTACTGGATCTTCCAAGGTAATAATTTTTACGCCCGGCTCGTTTAGTTTATTTAAAATAGCGTAAAGAGTAGTGGTTTTACCAGAGCCAGTCGGACCGGTTGTGATAATCATGCCATTCGGCCGTTCGGTCTGGGCTTTAAGTTGTGAAAAGGCCGGTTCCCAAAGGCCAAGGCCGTCAAAACCAAGTCCGGCAGCGGAGGGCATTAGCAAGCGCATGACAACTGATTCGCCGTAGGATGTCGGGAGGCAGGAAACGCGGACATCAATTTTTCCGTCTTTAACAAAAATCGTGAAGCGGCCGTCTTGGGGAATGTCCGTGACATTAATCTTTAATCCGGAAAGAAGTTTGATGCGAGAAATGACTTTTGACCACTGCTCTTTGGGCAGGGCGGCGGCATCTGCCAAAACGCCGTCAACGCGAAAACGAATTTTTATATCTTTTTCTTCAGCTTCAATATGGATATCAGAAGAACGAGCCGTGATTGAAGCGGCAATGACCATGGTGACAATGTCTGTTATATTGGCTTTCTGGATTTTTTCGTGAAGGTCTTTGAAATTTTTTATTTCCGCGGAAAATTTTTGTAAATCCGCTTCGGAAATTTCCACTCCGCTCACAATTTTTTTAATTGTGGGCAAAGCCGTGTAAAGTTTAAAAGCTAAATTAAAACTATGTTTCGAAATCAGATAGATTTCGCCGTGACTATGGAATTTATCTTCAAGCGAAAGTAAAATTTCTTTAATTTGTTCTTGGTTCGGATCAACTGCGCCGATTCGGATTTCCGTGCCCGTATTTAAAAAACAAATAATTTTTAGTTTTTCCGCTATTTCCTTAGGGACAGAAGTAAGGGTTTCCGGACTAATAGGAAAACCCTTCAAATTGATGTAGGGAAAATTTAATTCAGCCGCCTTGGCTTGGGCGATTTTTTCTTTTTCTTTCAGAGCGATTTCGGTCATTTTCTCTTCAAATTTTTCCTGTGTTTCTTCCGAAGCAGCCTGGGGCGCGGGGGAACCGGCGCCAGAGTATTGCTTTAGAAGGTCATCAATTGATGGGTTTGCCATGGTAAAATTATATTTTTATTTTCTGATGCCTACAAATCTTAGTAATTTGCTCCAGATTTTTTTCTTGTTTATTTCCATAAAAAGCAATGTCCAGGATGAAAACTGGAAAGTAGAAAGAATGGCTCCGGCAAAGAACAAGGCGACGAACCAACCCAAGGTGGCAAGAAAACCAATCAACCAAAAGCCGATTGAGAGTTCCAAATAAGAAAAAGCAAAAAGCAACAGAGCGACAGGAATCATGTATAGGAGAGTGAAGAGTATTAAACCGATTCCCGCGGCGATCGTGATTAAGAAAAGTAAAATAGCCATTTCAATGGAGATTAGCCAGTTCCTTACAAACATTTTCCAACTTAATCTGATTGATTCAACAAACGGTTTATTTTCCATAATTACAAAGCAGGTCGCGTAAACAGCCATAAAAGAGATGAAGAGCGCCAGAGAGGTGAAAACAACAAAAG comes from the Patescibacteria group bacterium genome and includes:
- the tsaE gene encoding tRNA (adenosine(37)-N6)-threonylcarbamoyltransferase complex ATPase subunit type 1 TsaE codes for the protein MKKVFKNEKETLAFAERFAQKLRGGEVVALIGELGAGKTVFAKGMASGLGIKERVQSPTFLLMKIYNVRPSTGLGHKIKHLCHVDAYRLSDAVELVDIGILDWLGRADTVAVIEWADKVAALIRGRKVIKIKMKLGGGEEKRKVEVISN
- a CDS encoding GspE/PulE family protein produces the protein MANPSIDDLLKQYSGAGSPAPQAASEETQEKFEEKMTEIALKEKEKIAQAKAAELNFPYINLKGFPISPETLTSVPKEIAEKLKIICFLNTGTEIRIGAVDPNQEQIKEILLSLEDKFHSHGEIYLISKHSFNLAFKLYTALPTIKKIVSGVEISEADLQKFSAEIKNFKDLHEKIQKANITDIVTMVIAASITARSSDIHIEAEEKDIKIRFRVDGVLADAAALPKEQWSKVISRIKLLSGLKINVTDIPQDGRFTIFVKDGKIDVRVSCLPTSYGESVVMRLLMPSAAGLGFDGLGLWEPAFSQLKAQTERPNGMIITTGPTGSGKTTTLYAILNKLNEPGVKIITLEDPVEYKLAGINQSQVDYSRDYTFAKGLKSILRQDPDVVMVGEIRDIETADIAIQAALTGHLVISTIHTNSASGAIPRFMSMGVKPFLLAPALNAVIGQRLVRKICENCKVEDKLDAETLGRVKKILEALPTEVKEKYKVDLENLKFSRGVGCPECNNLGYKGRIGIYEIMIMSAEIEKIILSGEISEYQMQDIATKAGMVTMVQDGLLKALAGVTSVSEIFEAAE